A window of the Roseovarius carneus genome harbors these coding sequences:
- a CDS encoding metallophosphoesterase, translated as MKFIHLTDTHVIGSGDLYGKDPAARLRAAVQSINAEHGDAAFVVLTGDMTHWGDPAAYARFSPEICDL; from the coding sequence ATGAAATTTATCCACCTTACAGACACCCATGTTATCGGCTCAGGCGATCTCTACGGAAAGGACCCGGCCGCGCGTTTGCGTGCCGCAGTCCAGTCGATCAACGCGGAACACGGCGATGCGGCGTTCGTCGTCCTGACTGGTGACATGACCCATTGGGGTGATCCTGCGGCCTATGCCCGGTTCTCACCGGAAATCTGCGATCTTTAG
- the phnC gene encoding phosphonate ABC transporter ATP-binding protein: protein MLKIDKLTKRFGDKTAVDAANILVEKPSMVGIIGRSGAGKSTLLRMVNCLSDVSEGTITFEGEEITGLRGAARRNWQSRCAMIFQQFNLVPRMDVVSNVLHGTLNKRSTFATMFNLYPQSDIHRAIEILDRLGIAEQAPKRAEALSGGQQQRVAIARALMQDPKIILADEPIASLDPMNAQVVMQALRRIHEEDGRMVIANLHTLDTARRYCDRVIGMRDGRIVFDGTPEQLTTGVARDIYGAGADFSEAATSTEIETLDRPEILEATVYA, encoded by the coding sequence ATGCTGAAGATTGATAAGCTGACCAAGCGGTTCGGGGATAAAACAGCTGTAGATGCTGCAAACATCTTGGTGGAAAAACCGTCAATGGTTGGGATCATTGGCCGTTCTGGCGCGGGCAAGTCCACGCTTTTGCGGATGGTGAATTGTCTGAGCGATGTGTCCGAGGGCACGATTACCTTTGAGGGTGAAGAGATTACTGGGCTGCGGGGAGCTGCGCGGCGCAATTGGCAATCGCGGTGCGCCATGATTTTCCAGCAATTCAACCTCGTGCCCCGCATGGATGTCGTATCAAACGTGCTGCACGGCACCCTGAACAAGCGGTCGACCTTTGCGACAATGTTCAATCTTTACCCGCAGTCTGATATTCACCGGGCCATTGAAATCCTTGATCGGCTCGGTATTGCCGAACAGGCCCCAAAACGGGCAGAGGCCCTCTCGGGTGGGCAACAGCAGCGTGTGGCGATTGCGCGCGCCTTGATGCAAGATCCGAAAATCATCCTTGCCGATGAACCTATCGCCAGCCTTGATCCGATGAATGCGCAAGTGGTCATGCAAGCCCTGCGCCGCATTCACGAAGAAGACGGGCGCATGGTCATCGCAAACCTCCATACGCTTGATACCGCGCGGCGCTATTGCGACCGGGTGATCGGGATGCGCGACGGGCGGATCGTTTTTGATGGCACGCCAGAGCAGCTGACCACCGGAGTTGCACGTGACATCTACGGGGCCGGTGCGGATTTTTCCGAAGCCGCCACGTCCACCGAAATCGAAACACTGGACAGGCCAGAGATCCTCGAAGCGACAGTATACGCCTGA